A single window of Paenibacillus sp. SYP-B4298 DNA harbors:
- a CDS encoding inositol monophosphatase family protein, which yields MSEQRNESVVGSKSFTAVAINCAAKAGEWIKTKLGAYSNLDLKYSSHDLVTEVDKGSEKMIRSLIRTHFPTHSFLGEEGVEAGPEASAQAIAQLRDEEYLWIVDPIDGTTNFVHGFPYFAVSIALAYRGEVIVGVVYDPCRDELFLAEKGKGAYVHGKRMQVSKEATLRESLIATGFPADHRYALPVNMKGVQAIAPQVRNLRVAGSAALHMAYVAAGRLSGFWEIGLNSWDLAAGALLIQESGGQVTDTAGSPYHLGVRHVTASNGLVHDELVAALGAAGAAE from the coding sequence GTGAGTGAGCAGCGGAACGAATCGGTAGTGGGCAGCAAGAGCTTCACTGCCGTCGCGATCAACTGTGCGGCCAAAGCCGGAGAATGGATCAAAACGAAGCTCGGAGCCTACTCCAATCTGGATTTGAAATATTCATCCCATGATCTTGTAACTGAAGTGGACAAGGGCTCCGAGAAGATGATTCGCAGTCTGATTCGAACCCACTTCCCGACCCATTCCTTTCTTGGGGAAGAAGGGGTGGAGGCGGGGCCAGAGGCTTCGGCGCAAGCGATTGCACAATTGCGTGATGAGGAATATTTATGGATTGTTGACCCGATAGACGGAACGACCAATTTTGTGCATGGCTTCCCTTATTTTGCGGTATCGATAGCACTGGCCTATCGCGGGGAGGTCATCGTAGGCGTCGTCTATGATCCATGCCGGGACGAGCTGTTTTTGGCCGAGAAGGGCAAGGGAGCTTACGTTCATGGGAAGCGGATGCAAGTAAGCAAGGAGGCGACGCTGCGCGAATCGCTGATTGCGACAGGCTTCCCGGCTGATCATCGCTATGCGCTGCCTGTCAATATGAAGGGCGTGCAGGCGATTGCTCCGCAGGTGCGCAACCTGAGAGTTGCCGGGTCGGCTGCGCTCCATATGGCTTATGTAGCTGCAGGTCGGCTTAGCGGCTTCTGGGAGATCGGACTTAATAGCTGGGATCTGGCGGCTGGCGCGCTCCTCATCCAGGAGTCAGGCGGCCAAGTGACCGATACCGCAGGCTCGCCTTACCATCTGGGTGTTCGTCATGTCACCGCCTCGAATGGGCTGGTGCATGATGAATTGGTAGCTGCGCTGGGCGCTGCAGGAGCTGCCGAATAG
- the uvsE gene encoding UV DNA damage repair endonuclease UvsE, translating into MIVRFGFVAMSMMLNNASVSRTMTYRNFSRLADRGAALRKLERIAEENLQHTLRLLRHCAAHDIRVYRFSSKLIPLATHGELADWNPFPALQEAFAAVGDYARRQEMRVSFHPDHFCVLNTPRPDVLESSVRDLEHHIRMLEAMGLGEQAKCNIHVGGAYGDKERAGQRFLEQFAPLSDRYKRRITLENDDKTFTAEETLRIAEQSGVPMVLDIHHHAVNDGGVSMEQAASTLWPRIVRTWAQHGDGLPPKIHASSPRSTKDVRSHADLLEPGPLLQFLHDVAGSTPRLDVMLEAKHKDAALFALMDELRQHEHAGGYRIVDGASIELS; encoded by the coding sequence ATGATTGTCCGCTTCGGCTTCGTGGCGATGAGCATGATGCTGAACAATGCATCGGTCTCGCGCACGATGACCTACCGCAATTTCTCCAGGCTGGCTGACCGGGGAGCAGCCTTGCGCAAGCTGGAGCGGATCGCGGAGGAGAATCTGCAGCATACGCTGCGGCTTCTGCGGCATTGCGCCGCACATGATATTCGAGTGTACCGTTTTTCCTCCAAGCTCATTCCGCTCGCTACACATGGCGAGCTGGCAGATTGGAACCCGTTCCCTGCGTTGCAGGAGGCATTTGCTGCGGTCGGAGATTATGCGCGCCGACAGGAGATGCGTGTATCGTTTCACCCGGACCATTTCTGCGTGCTCAACACGCCGCGCCCGGATGTGCTGGAAAGCTCAGTGCGCGATCTGGAGCATCATATTCGCATGCTGGAGGCGATGGGGCTGGGCGAGCAGGCCAAATGCAATATTCATGTCGGCGGCGCCTATGGCGACAAGGAGCGGGCAGGGCAGCGGTTCCTGGAGCAATTCGCCCCGCTAAGCGACCGGTATAAGCGGCGGATAACGCTGGAGAACGACGACAAGACGTTCACTGCGGAGGAGACGCTGCGCATCGCCGAGCAGAGCGGGGTGCCAATGGTGCTGGATATTCACCATCACGCAGTCAATGATGGCGGAGTTAGCATGGAGCAGGCGGCCAGCACGCTCTGGCCGCGCATCGTCCGCACCTGGGCGCAGCACGGCGATGGGCTGCCGCCCAAGATTCACGCCTCCAGTCCACGCAGCACCAAGGATGTCCGCAGCCATGCGGATCTGCTGGAGCCAGGGCCGCTGCTGCAGTTTCTGCATGATGTCGCAGGCTCGACGCCGCGGCTGGATGTGATGCTGGAAGCGAAGCACAAGGATGCCGCGCTGTTCGCGCTCATGGATGAGCTGCGACAGCACGAGCATGCTGGCGGTTACCGCATTGTGGATGGAGCCAGCATCGAGCTGTCATAG
- a CDS encoding D-alanine--D-alanine ligase: MGKKVRVGLIYGGRSGEHEVSLQTALSVLQAFDFNRYDIQPFYITKQGEWLTDGFLSSVPASVEELKFSHLGTAGSQAAIASLFEGLGSDSQSRKLDVVFPLLHGTFGEDGTIQGLLEMANMPYVGAGVMTSAVGMDKIMMKKIFAQEGLPQCVYRYFNRTQWEKDPAFFIMEIEVSLGYPCFVKPANLGSSVGISKARNRDELQAAVAYALRYDRKVVVEEFVHAREIEVSVLGNEEPRVSVVGEIISSGEFYDYQAKYVDGKSVMQIPAELPEETAEAVRSMALRAYLAIDGTGLSRMDFFMRKEDGKLFINEVNTMPGFTPFSMYPLMWKESGISYRELLDTLITLALDRHEAKQKLEYSN; this comes from the coding sequence ATGGGGAAGAAAGTGCGAGTTGGCTTAATTTATGGGGGCAGATCGGGGGAGCATGAAGTATCGCTGCAGACGGCGTTATCCGTGCTGCAGGCATTCGACTTCAATCGCTATGATATTCAGCCCTTTTATATAACGAAGCAAGGGGAGTGGCTGACGGACGGATTTCTGTCATCGGTGCCAGCGTCGGTGGAGGAATTGAAGTTCAGCCACTTGGGGACAGCCGGCTCGCAAGCAGCGATTGCATCGCTGTTCGAGGGATTGGGAAGCGATAGCCAGTCACGGAAGCTTGATGTTGTGTTTCCACTGCTGCATGGCACCTTCGGGGAGGATGGCACCATCCAGGGCTTGCTGGAGATGGCGAACATGCCGTATGTCGGTGCGGGTGTCATGACGTCTGCAGTGGGCATGGACAAGATTATGATGAAGAAAATCTTCGCGCAGGAAGGATTGCCCCAGTGCGTCTACCGTTACTTCAACCGTACCCAATGGGAGAAGGACCCGGCGTTCTTCATTATGGAGATTGAGGTTTCGCTCGGCTATCCATGCTTTGTGAAGCCGGCGAACCTCGGTTCCAGCGTCGGCATCTCCAAGGCTCGCAATCGCGATGAGCTGCAGGCGGCTGTTGCTTATGCGCTGCGCTATGACCGCAAGGTCGTCGTGGAGGAGTTTGTCCATGCGCGCGAGATCGAAGTGAGCGTGCTGGGCAATGAGGAGCCGCGTGTCTCTGTGGTTGGCGAGATTATCAGCTCCGGTGAATTCTACGATTATCAGGCCAAGTATGTCGACGGCAAGTCGGTTATGCAGATTCCGGCGGAGCTGCCGGAGGAGACGGCTGAGGCAGTACGCAGCATGGCGCTGCGTGCTTACCTGGCGATCGATGGCACGGGCCTGTCACGCATGGACTTCTTCATGCGCAAGGAGGATGGCAAGCTGTTCATCAACGAGGTGAACACGATGCCAGGCTTCACGCCATTCAGTATGTATCCGCTGATGTGGAAGGAGAGCGGCATCTCGTATCGTGAGCTGCTTGATACGTTGATCACGCTGGCGCTGGATCGTCATGAGGCCAAGCAGAAACTGGAATATAGCAATTAA
- a CDS encoding amidase domain-containing protein produces MAQSKGTKRAPQRLSGWRAVIDEYIRQVNQAEIEHDGTPLAQALTDAGHLERASRRLVRTGQREKQRLAASVKHETKGRLLRASEAGNEAAVLLCCEHERTLNQQGSIYVEQRRDYERVWVQNQGGRWQIVRIEPVIAERRPKYGSSLHSPLQDDRLYEQALEERGPGVPYLNVDIFRNFTPRPKQAIYHRDMAVAYADKWWKEANPEYEEFEVNCTNYISQCLFAGRAPMDYTGRRETGWWYKGRDNGKEWWSYSWAVSNALYSFLSGKRASGLRAETVAAPEQLRLGDVIVYDWNGDGRFQHSTIVTAFDVDGMPLVNANTVASRHRYWDYRDSYAWTEQTQYRFFHIADQL; encoded by the coding sequence GTGGCGCAATCCAAGGGAACAAAGCGCGCTCCCCAGCGCTTGAGCGGCTGGAGGGCGGTGATTGATGAGTACATCCGCCAGGTGAACCAGGCTGAAATTGAGCATGATGGCACGCCCCTTGCACAAGCGCTGACAGATGCTGGTCATCTGGAGCGAGCCAGCCGCAGGCTCGTTCGCACCGGGCAGCGAGAGAAGCAGCGGCTGGCAGCATCGGTGAAGCATGAGACGAAGGGGCGACTGCTCCGCGCCAGCGAAGCGGGCAATGAGGCGGCAGTTCTGCTGTGCTGCGAGCATGAGCGGACACTGAATCAGCAGGGCAGCATCTACGTGGAGCAGCGCCGCGATTATGAGCGCGTATGGGTGCAGAACCAGGGCGGCCGCTGGCAGATCGTCCGTATCGAGCCTGTCATCGCTGAGCGGCGGCCCAAGTACGGCAGCTCCCTTCACTCGCCGCTGCAGGATGACAGGCTGTATGAGCAGGCGCTTGAGGAGCGCGGGCCAGGTGTGCCTTATTTAAATGTGGACATTTTTCGGAATTTTACTCCTCGTCCCAAGCAAGCTATCTATCACCGGGACATGGCCGTAGCTTACGCCGACAAGTGGTGGAAGGAAGCGAATCCCGAATATGAGGAATTTGAAGTCAATTGTACCAATTACATTTCCCAGTGTCTCTTTGCAGGGCGCGCCCCGATGGACTATACTGGTAGAAGGGAAACGGGCTGGTGGTATAAGGGCCGCGACAACGGCAAGGAGTGGTGGAGCTATAGCTGGGCGGTATCCAATGCGCTGTACAGCTTCTTGTCAGGCAAGCGCGCAAGCGGCCTGCGGGCAGAGACTGTAGCCGCGCCAGAGCAGCTACGCCTGGGGGATGTGATTGTCTACGATTGGAATGGTGACGGCAGGTTCCAGCATAGCACGATTGTAACCGCTTTTGATGTGGACGGGATGCCGCTCGTCAATGCGAATACGGTTGCCAGCCGCCATCGTTATTGGGACTATCGCGACTCCTATGCGTGGACGGAGCAGACACAGTACCGTTTTTTTCATATCGCTGATCAATTGTAA
- the acnA gene encoding aconitate hydratase AcnA, whose product MSKQNQYSVRTTLDVGGKSYAYYRLGGLEEQGLGDISKLPFSIKVLLEAAVRQFDGRAITAEHVKQLTNWANGREDKEIPFIPARIVLQDFTGVPVVVDLAAMRDTVKKAGGDPKQINPLVPVDLVIDHSVMVDAFGTPDALEFNETIEFKRNEERYRFLRWAQTAFDNFRAVPPATGIVHQVNLEYLASVAATKTVDGETVVYPDSLVGTDSHTTMINGLGVVGWGVGGIEAEAGMLGQPLYFVTPEVIGFKLTGSLAEGATATDLALTVTQILRKKGVVGKFVEFFGPGLSNISLADRATVANMAPEYGATVGFFPVDGETLNFLRSTGREEEQIALVEAYYKAQDMFRTDETPDPVFSDVVELDLSTIVPSLAGPKRPQDRVELTAMKDAFNSILRTPIDKGGYGLSEEKISEVVEVNHKDGQVSKMSTGAVVIAAITSCTNTSNPSVMLGAGLVAKKAVERGLVKPAYVKSSLTPGSLVVTEYLKKAGLLESLEALGFHVAGYGCATCIGNSGPLPDEVSEAIADNDMTVAAVLSGNRNFEGRVHAQVKANYLASPPLVVAYALAGNVNIDLSKDPIGYGKDNEPVYLKDIWPTSKEIADAISVAMSPELFREKYANVFTQNERWNNIPVPQGELYEWDENSTYIANPPFFTDLGAEAGDINNIERASVLALLGDSVTTDHISPAGNIKVDSPAGQFLISHGVAREDFNSYGSRRGNHDVMMRGTFANIRIRNQVAPGTEGGVTTYLPTDEVMSIYDASMKYQAEDKNLVVIAGKEYGTGSSRDWAAKGTFLLGVKAVIAESFERIHRSNLVGMGVLPLQFQAGQSWSSLGITGRETFDIQGLSNDVQPGQEVTVTATREDGSTFDFKVIARLDSMVDVDYYRNGGILQTVLRQMIAAM is encoded by the coding sequence ATGTCGAAACAAAATCAGTACTCCGTCCGCACGACGCTTGATGTGGGCGGCAAATCGTATGCCTACTACCGGCTGGGCGGCTTGGAGGAGCAAGGTCTGGGCGATATTTCCAAGCTTCCTTTCTCCATCAAGGTATTGCTGGAAGCTGCTGTCCGCCAATTCGACGGACGGGCGATTACGGCTGAGCATGTCAAGCAACTGACCAATTGGGCGAACGGCCGTGAAGACAAGGAAATTCCTTTCATCCCGGCACGTATCGTGCTGCAGGACTTCACCGGCGTACCTGTCGTTGTCGATCTGGCTGCTATGCGCGATACCGTGAAGAAAGCTGGCGGAGATCCTAAACAGATCAACCCGCTCGTACCGGTTGACCTTGTTATTGACCACTCGGTAATGGTTGACGCGTTCGGCACGCCGGATGCGCTGGAGTTTAATGAAACGATCGAATTCAAACGCAATGAAGAGCGTTACCGCTTCCTGCGCTGGGCGCAAACAGCATTCGACAATTTCCGTGCTGTACCTCCGGCAACGGGTATCGTTCACCAGGTCAACCTGGAGTATCTGGCGTCTGTAGCGGCTACCAAAACCGTGGACGGCGAGACGGTAGTCTACCCGGATTCCCTCGTTGGTACGGACTCGCATACGACGATGATCAATGGTCTGGGCGTTGTAGGCTGGGGTGTTGGCGGGATTGAGGCGGAAGCAGGCATGCTGGGGCAGCCGCTCTACTTCGTAACCCCTGAGGTTATTGGCTTCAAGCTGACCGGAAGCCTGGCAGAGGGCGCAACCGCAACAGACTTGGCGCTGACGGTTACACAGATTTTGCGTAAAAAAGGTGTCGTAGGCAAATTCGTGGAATTCTTCGGCCCTGGCCTGTCCAACATCAGCCTGGCTGACCGCGCAACCGTGGCGAACATGGCTCCGGAATACGGCGCTACTGTCGGTTTCTTCCCGGTCGATGGCGAGACACTGAACTTCCTGCGCAGCACTGGACGCGAGGAAGAGCAGATCGCGCTGGTGGAGGCGTATTACAAGGCGCAAGACATGTTCCGCACCGATGAGACGCCAGACCCTGTCTTCTCCGACGTGGTTGAGCTGGATCTGTCCACGATCGTTCCATCCCTGGCTGGTCCGAAGCGTCCACAAGACCGTGTCGAGCTGACCGCGATGAAGGATGCGTTCAACAGCATCCTGCGCACACCGATCGACAAAGGCGGCTACGGCTTGTCCGAAGAGAAAATCAGCGAAGTGGTGGAAGTGAATCACAAGGACGGCCAAGTGAGCAAGATGAGCACAGGCGCTGTCGTTATTGCAGCCATCACATCATGTACCAATACATCCAACCCGAGCGTTATGCTGGGCGCAGGTCTCGTGGCGAAGAAGGCGGTAGAGCGTGGTCTCGTGAAGCCTGCTTACGTGAAGAGCTCCCTGACTCCAGGCTCGCTGGTCGTTACCGAATACCTGAAAAAAGCCGGCTTGCTTGAGTCGCTCGAAGCGCTGGGCTTCCACGTTGCAGGCTATGGCTGCGCAACCTGTATCGGCAACTCCGGTCCGCTGCCGGATGAAGTAAGCGAAGCGATCGCTGACAACGATATGACGGTAGCTGCCGTACTGTCAGGCAACCGGAACTTCGAGGGCCGCGTTCATGCGCAAGTGAAAGCGAACTATCTGGCTTCGCCGCCGCTTGTTGTAGCTTATGCGCTGGCTGGCAATGTCAACATCGACCTGTCCAAGGACCCGATCGGCTACGGCAAGGACAATGAGCCTGTCTACCTGAAGGACATCTGGCCAACCTCCAAGGAAATTGCGGATGCGATCTCCGTAGCGATGAGCCCTGAGCTGTTCCGCGAGAAATACGCGAATGTATTTACGCAGAACGAGCGTTGGAACAACATTCCAGTACCGCAAGGCGAGCTGTATGAGTGGGATGAGAACTCGACCTACATCGCCAACCCGCCGTTCTTCACCGATCTGGGCGCAGAAGCGGGCGACATCAACAACATCGAGCGTGCGAGCGTGCTGGCTCTGCTGGGCGATTCCGTAACGACCGACCATATCTCTCCTGCGGGCAACATCAAGGTAGACAGCCCTGCCGGACAATTCCTGATCTCGCATGGCGTAGCGCGTGAGGACTTCAACTCCTACGGCTCCCGCCGCGGTAACCATGATGTGATGATGCGCGGTACATTCGCGAACATCCGCATCCGCAACCAGGTAGCTCCTGGCACCGAGGGTGGCGTAACCACCTATCTGCCGACCGATGAAGTAATGTCCATCTATGATGCTTCCATGAAGTATCAGGCAGAGGATAAAAACCTCGTCGTTATCGCAGGTAAAGAGTACGGAACAGGCAGCTCCCGTGACTGGGCAGCGAAGGGCACCTTCCTGCTGGGCGTCAAGGCGGTCATCGCTGAGAGCTTCGAGCGTATTCACCGCTCCAACCTGGTTGGCATGGGCGTCCTGCCGCTCCAGTTCCAAGCGGGCCAAAGCTGGTCTTCGCTGGGCATCACTGGCCGCGAAACGTTCGACATCCAAGGTCTGTCCAATGATGTACAGCCAGGTCAGGAAGTGACCGTAACGGCGACCCGCGAGGACGGCTCGACCTTCGACTTCAAAGTCATTGCTCGTCTGGACTCGATGGTTGACGTCGATTACTACCGCAATGGCGGCATTCTGCAAACTGTGCTGCGCCAGATGATCGCAGCTATGTAA
- a CDS encoding cation diffusion facilitator family transporter produces the protein MHTVPYDFHHLEHVKEQTASKKTLWITLVLTLFFAIVEVVGGLLSRSLALLSDSMHMFSDVVALGLSMTAIYLASRQPNRRFTFGFLRFEVIASLLNGLALAVIALGIFYEGIRRMFNPQEVKLGFMLVIAIIGLLVNVTLTIVLSRSMKEEDNLNVRSALWHFIGDLLSSIGVIVSAVLIYFTGFTVLDPLISIVIGFIIFAGGARIIRESYLIIMESVPEQFNLDELRQAIRGVEGVEDVHELHLWTIATGHYSLTAHVLVREDIQPYCAVLAINELLKEAYGIAHSTIQTETLLLHSHGEYGDRLRQQLDERQRVQPV, from the coding sequence ATGCACACGGTGCCTTATGATTTTCACCATTTGGAGCATGTGAAGGAACAGACCGCCTCGAAAAAAACGCTATGGATTACGCTGGTGCTGACCTTGTTCTTCGCAATTGTGGAGGTGGTGGGCGGTCTTCTATCCCGTTCGCTGGCGCTGTTGTCGGACTCGATGCATATGTTCTCCGATGTTGTGGCGCTGGGATTAAGCATGACCGCGATCTACCTGGCATCCCGACAGCCCAACCGCAGGTTTACATTTGGCTTTCTGCGTTTTGAAGTGATCGCCTCTCTGCTGAATGGTCTGGCGCTGGCGGTGATCGCGCTCGGCATATTCTATGAGGGCATCCGGCGGATGTTCAATCCGCAGGAGGTGAAGCTAGGCTTCATGCTCGTCATCGCCATTATTGGCCTGCTGGTCAATGTGACCCTGACGATCGTGCTGAGCCGCAGTATGAAGGAAGAGGATAATCTGAATGTACGCAGCGCGCTCTGGCACTTTATCGGTGATCTGCTCAGTTCCATTGGCGTGATCGTATCGGCAGTGCTGATCTATTTCACCGGCTTCACCGTGCTTGATCCGCTCATTAGCATCGTGATTGGCTTCATTATCTTTGCAGGCGGGGCCAGAATTATACGGGAATCGTATCTGATTATTATGGAGTCGGTGCCGGAGCAGTTCAATCTCGACGAGCTGCGCCAAGCGATTCGCGGCGTGGAGGGGGTCGAGGATGTGCATGAGCTGCATCTGTGGACGATCGCGACGGGACATTACTCGCTGACGGCGCATGTTCTGGTGCGGGAGGATATTCAGCCTTACTGCGCGGTGCTGGCAATCAATGAGCTGCTGAAGGAAGCATACGGCATCGCCCATAGCACAATCCAGACAGAGACCCTGCTGCTTCATTCACACGGCGAGTACGGGGACAGATTGAGACAGCAGCTTGACGAGCGTCAGAGAGTGCAGCCGGTGTAG
- a CDS encoding glycine betaine ABC transporter substrate-binding protein, with translation MKKFSLLLAAVMLVSVLAGCSSSGETTKGDSKKEIKLAYVAWDSEIASTYVVKEVLETKLGYKVEMLQVDAGPMFAGIADGSADAMVAGWLPSTHQSYIEKYGDKLVDLGPNLDGTKIGLVVPTYMDINSIEDLTNAETGAALDYKLIGIEPGAGLMMATEKALDEYSLRDQWTLVESSSAAMAQELDKAYKNQQPIVVTGWTPHWMFAKMELKYLEDPKNVYGGDEQIHTLVRKGLDADKADAYALLDAFNWTPDDMAAVMVEVIEGKSPEEAAKAWVEANADKVNAWLPAQ, from the coding sequence TTGAAAAAATTCAGTTTGCTGTTGGCGGCCGTGATGCTCGTCTCGGTATTGGCAGGGTGTTCATCCTCAGGAGAGACGACAAAGGGAGATAGCAAAAAAGAGATCAAGCTGGCTTACGTGGCATGGGATTCGGAGATTGCCAGCACCTATGTCGTCAAGGAAGTGCTGGAGACGAAGCTCGGCTATAAGGTAGAGATGCTGCAGGTGGACGCAGGCCCGATGTTTGCGGGTATTGCCGATGGCAGCGCGGATGCGATGGTAGCTGGCTGGCTGCCTTCGACGCATCAATCCTATATCGAGAAGTATGGCGACAAGCTGGTGGATCTGGGGCCGAACCTGGATGGCACCAAGATTGGTCTGGTCGTGCCGACTTATATGGATATCAACAGTATTGAAGATTTGACGAATGCGGAGACAGGTGCAGCGCTCGATTATAAGCTGATCGGCATCGAGCCGGGAGCCGGCCTGATGATGGCGACAGAGAAGGCGCTGGATGAGTACAGCCTGCGCGACCAATGGACGCTTGTGGAGAGCTCTTCGGCAGCGATGGCGCAGGAGTTGGACAAGGCGTATAAAAACCAGCAGCCGATTGTTGTTACAGGCTGGACGCCACACTGGATGTTCGCCAAGATGGAGCTGAAGTACCTGGAAGATCCGAAAAATGTCTACGGCGGCGATGAGCAGATTCATACGCTCGTTCGTAAGGGGCTGGATGCGGACAAAGCGGATGCTTACGCGCTGCTGGATGCGTTCAACTGGACACCGGATGATATGGCGGCTGTAATGGTCGAGGTCATCGAGGGCAAGTCGCCTGAGGAGGCCGCCAAGGCTTGGGTGGAAGCGAACGCGGATAAAGTGAACGCCTGGCTGCCAGCACAGTAA
- a CDS encoding ABC transporter permease has translation MNLPKIPLGSWIEAAEDWLGANLNPVFGSIKYVINEIVGALEFVLRGTPSLVLILLLAALTWYMARWRMGLFALVGLLLIDNLGYWDHTMQTLALVLTSALISVVLGVPLGILCARKRAVQNIVTPILDFMQTMPAFVYLLPAITFFSLGTAPGVIASIIFAIPPTIRLTNLGIRQVPAELVEAADAFGSTPMQKLFKLQLPIAMPTIMAGVNQTIMLSLSMVVIASMIGAQGVGADVLRAVQQTKTGIGFEAGLAIVIIAILLDRISQNIVKRKKS, from the coding sequence ATGAATCTGCCCAAAATTCCGCTCGGTAGCTGGATTGAAGCCGCCGAGGACTGGCTTGGAGCCAATCTGAACCCTGTATTCGGTTCAATCAAATATGTCATCAACGAAATCGTAGGCGCGCTGGAGTTCGTGCTGCGGGGCACGCCATCTCTGGTGCTGATCCTCCTCTTGGCGGCTCTGACCTGGTATATGGCACGCTGGAGGATGGGACTATTCGCCCTCGTTGGGCTGCTGCTCATCGACAATCTGGGCTATTGGGATCATACGATGCAGACACTTGCGCTCGTACTGACCTCGGCGCTGATCTCCGTGGTGCTGGGCGTTCCGCTCGGCATCCTGTGTGCCCGCAAGAGAGCGGTGCAAAATATCGTGACACCGATCCTCGACTTCATGCAGACGATGCCGGCCTTCGTCTACCTGCTGCCGGCCATTACGTTCTTCTCGCTCGGGACAGCGCCAGGCGTCATCGCCTCGATCATCTTCGCGATACCGCCGACGATCCGGCTGACCAATCTGGGCATTCGACAGGTTCCAGCCGAGCTGGTGGAGGCAGCGGATGCCTTCGGCTCGACACCGATGCAGAAGCTGTTCAAGCTGCAACTGCCGATTGCGATGCCGACCATTATGGCGGGCGTGAACCAGACCATTATGCTGTCGCTCTCTATGGTGGTGATCGCCTCGATGATCGGAGCGCAGGGTGTGGGCGCAGATGTGCTGCGAGCTGTGCAGCAGACGAAGACAGGCATTGGCTTTGAGGCGGGTCTGGCGATCGTCATTATTGCCATCTTGCTTGACCGCATCTCGCAAAATATAGTGAAACGCAAAAAATCCTGA
- a CDS encoding quaternary amine ABC transporter ATP-binding protein, translating into MPIIEVKQLTKIFGNDPKRALPLLKEGWSKERIHKETKLTVGVNRASFSIEAGQIFVIMGLSGSGKSTLVRLLNRLIEPTGGEVLFNDTDVLKMNSEQLRQFRRKNMGMVFQKFALFPHRTVLQNAEYGLEVQGVEKSKRRDMAMQSLELVGLKGWENSYPDQLSGGMQQRVGLARGLANDPDVLLMDEAFSALDPLIRKDMQDELLELQSKMKKTIVFITHDLDEALRIGDQIALMKDGSIVQIGTPEEILMQPANKYVERFVEDVDLSKVLTASHVMRKPETITAERGPRVALQLMRERGVSSLYVVDKGMKLIGVITAEDASGAIKEGLQLESIIQRELPSVAPDTLLNDLFELMGGIRLPVAVVDSAGRLKGIVIKGAVLAALAGNADLGAGEGA; encoded by the coding sequence ATGCCAATCATCGAAGTTAAGCAACTGACGAAAATTTTTGGAAATGATCCGAAGCGTGCGCTTCCGTTGCTGAAGGAAGGGTGGAGCAAGGAGAGGATTCATAAAGAAACGAAGCTGACTGTCGGGGTGAACCGCGCAAGCTTCAGCATCGAGGCCGGCCAGATCTTTGTCATTATGGGCTTGTCGGGAAGCGGCAAATCGACGCTGGTCCGTCTGCTGAATCGGCTGATCGAGCCGACAGGCGGCGAGGTGCTCTTCAACGACACGGATGTACTCAAGATGAATTCAGAGCAGTTGCGACAGTTCAGACGCAAAAACATGGGCATGGTATTCCAGAAGTTCGCCCTGTTCCCACATCGGACGGTGCTGCAAAATGCAGAATACGGGCTGGAGGTACAGGGTGTAGAGAAATCCAAACGACGGGATATGGCGATGCAGTCACTGGAGCTTGTCGGTCTGAAGGGCTGGGAGAACAGCTACCCGGATCAATTAAGCGGCGGTATGCAGCAACGGGTTGGCTTGGCCAGAGGACTGGCTAATGACCCGGATGTACTGCTCATGGATGAGGCATTCAGCGCCCTGGATCCGCTCATTCGCAAGGATATGCAAGATGAGCTGCTGGAGCTGCAATCCAAGATGAAGAAGACGATCGTCTTCATCACGCATGACCTGGATGAGGCGTTGCGTATCGGAGATCAGATCGCCTTGATGAAGGACGGCAGCATCGTCCAGATCGGTACGCCGGAGGAGATACTGATGCAGCCGGCCAATAAGTATGTGGAACGTTTTGTGGAGGATGTCGATCTGTCCAAGGTGTTGACTGCATCCCATGTGATGCGCAAACCGGAGACAATCACGGCAGAGAGAGGGCCGAGGGTTGCTCTACAGCTGATGCGCGAGCGAGGCGTATCCAGTCTGTATGTTGTCGATAAAGGCATGAAGCTGATCGGCGTCATTACAGCGGAGGACGCATCCGGTGCGATTAAGGAAGGACTTCAGCTTGAGAGCATCATTCAGCGCGAGCTGCCCTCCGTGGCTCCCGATACATTGCTTAACGATCTGTTTGAGCTCATGGGGGGCATCAGGCTGCCGGTTGCTGTCGTGGACAGCGCGGGCAGATTGAAGGGGATTGTAATTAAAGGGGCGGTATTGGCTGCACTCGCAGGCAATGCTGATCTGGGGGCAGGTGAAGGCGCATGA